The DNA window ACGATGTGGGCGAGGGCATAGACTTTCTTGAATACTATGCCCGCGAAATGCTGCGCCTTGGCCGCCCGCGCCGTATGGGCCGTGCTCCCGGCGAACACAACCAGCTCTTCTATCAGCCCAAGGGCATCGCGGCGGTTATATCGCCGTGGAACTTCCCCTTCGCCATCTCCATCGGCATGGCTGCCGCAGCCATTGTTACGGGCAACCCCGTGGTGTTCAAGCCTTCCTCCATCAGCGCGCGCGTGGGCTACAACCTGACAGAGGTCTTCCGCGAGGCAGGGCTTCCCGCAGGGGTCTTTAACTTCTGCCCCGGACGCAGCTCCGTCATGGGTGACTACCTTATCGAGCATCCCAAGGTGAGCATGATCTGCTTCACCGGCTCCATGGAAGTGGGCCTGCGCATCCAGAACAAGGCCAGCGTGGTCCAGCCCGGACAGATGCAGTGCAAGCGCGTCATCGCGGAAATGGGCGGCAAGAACGCCATCATCATCGACGACGATGCCGACCTTGATGAAGCCGTGCTGCACGTGCTCTACTCCGCCTTCGGCTTTCAGGGGCAGAAGTGCTCGGCCTGCTCGCGCGTCATTGTGGTGGAGCCCATCTACGAGCGGTTCGTCTCGCGCCTGATCAAGGCAGCAGGCGACATAAAGATAGGCCCCTCCGAAAACCCGGCCAACTACATGGGCCCGGTAGCAGACGTGACCCTGCAGAAGAATGTGAACGAATACATCAAGGTGGCCGAGCAGGAAGGTACCATTCTGCTCAAGCGCACCGATATTCCGGCAGAAGGCGCGTATGTGCCGCTGACCATTGTGGGCGACATCCAGCCCGACCACCGCATCGCGCAGGAAGAAATCTTCGGCCCCGTGCTGGCGGTGCTGAAGGCCAAAACCTTTGACCATGCGCTGGAAATTGCCAACGGCACCCGCTTTGCCCTTACCGGCGGCGTGTTCTCCAGAAGCCCCGAGCATCTGGAAAAGGCCCGCAGGGAGTTCCGCGTGGGCAACCTGTACCTGAACCGCAACAATACCGGCGCACTGGTGGAACGGCAGCCCTTCGGCGGATTCAAGATGTCCGGCGTAGGCTCCAAAACCGGCGGCCCCGACTACCTGCTCCAGTTCATGGACCCGCGCTGCGTGACGGAAAACACCATGCGCCGCGGCTTTGCCCCCATTGAAGAGGACGACGACTGGATCGCGTAGCGGCACCAAGCCGGATACGCATGAAAACACAGAAGGGCCGGACGGCATTTGTCGTCCGGCCCTTTCTTACGCTAGCCGCATCTTTTTACAGCCTTGCCATGCAGCACCGGATGCTCCAGAATGACCGGCAAAGATAACGCCACACCAAGGAAGCCTGCGACGTATGAACCCAACACCGAGATATACGGCAAATCTGCCGTGCCGCCTGCCCGTCCGCACATCCGTCCGCATGTCGCTCTGGCTGCTGCTCTGGCTGGTCTTCAGCATGGCAGTGCCTGTGTGTACCGCAGTGGCGGAAGGCAGTGGCTACCGGACTATCACGTCCGCAGAGGCCAAGGCGATACTGGAGAGCGGTGCCGCGTATGTTCTGCTGGATGTGCGCACGCCCGAAGAATTTGCCGGCGGGCACATCCGGGGAGCACTGCTGCTGCCCTATACGGAAATACGGGGGCGTGCCGCGCAGGAGCTGCCGGACAAGGATATGATCATTGTTCTCTACTGCCGGAGCGGCAGAAGAAGTGCCATAGCCGCTGCGGAACTGGTGCGCATGGGCTACGCGAACGTGTATGACGCGGGCAGCATCTACGACTGGCCGCAGGAAGACATAGTACAATAAACCGCGGGGGACAGGCGATATGCGTCTGTCCCCCGCTTCATTGCATTCTTGCGGGCCGGTTACAACCGGATAGTGAAGGTTGCACCCCAATATCGGGAGCTGCAACCGGATACCGGGGATTGCAACCGCGCAAAAGACTGCTGCAACAGGATTCCCGCAGCGTGGAGGCACCCCGAAGGCAGCCTGCCCGCGCGGTTCCCCGCGCTACTGCTTCTTGTTCTCGTGGTCCAGCGCCATTTCCACGGCTTCGCTGAACAGGTCGAAGGGCAACGCCCCGCGCACCACGATGTTGTTCACCAGAAAATACGGGGTGCCGCTGAAGCCCAGTTCCTGCGCCTCGCGGATATCTTCGTCGATTATCGCCTTCACCGCGCTGCCCTTGGCATCGGCGGTCAGACGGGCCACATCCAGCCCCACGGCCTCTGCGGTAAACCGCAGAAACTCCTCTCCCTGTGCGGTCAGCGCGGCCCTGCCGGCGAACACGGCATCATAAAACTGCCAAGCCTTTTCCGCATTCTGCATGGAAGCAGCCACAAAATACTCGGAGGCCGTGCGCGCATGCTCGTGGCTGGCAAGCGGGTAGTTCTTGAAGACAAAGCGCAGCGTGGAGCCGTAGTGCTTGAGCATGCTGTTCACGGTAAACGCGGCCTGCTCGCAGTAAGGGCAGGTGAAGTCGGAATAAGCCACTATGGTCACAGGGGCTTCCGCACCGCCGCGCGTGATGCGGTTCTTCAGGTTCACGTTCTTGGGAACGTCCAGATCGGCCTGCCATTGGGTTGCCACGGTCCTGCGCTGGGCTTTCTGCGAGCCTTCACGCATGATCAGAAAAAGCTCTTCGCTGTGCTCGCGCAGCACATCCATCATCACCTCAGGGTGCTCGCGCAACACGGATTCCACCTGCGCCTTCAGCGCGGCATCGGCGGCAACGGCCTGTACGGTCAGTCCCGGCACGGGCAGGGGCAGGGCAAGAGCGGCGGCAAGCAGGGCAGCGGCAAGTATCTTTGTGGACATGAAGTCTCCGGGATATAACGTGGTTAAGAAAATGACGCACTGTTGCCGCAGGCTCTAGGAAAGCGGTGTGCGCGCATCGCAGGAAAATTCAGCACAGAACCTCTGCAGGGAGATGGCTCCGATCTGAAGGGATACGGCGGCGCAACGGACAGCCGCGCCTCAACGGCCCGGTTCGGCAAGCAGTTTTGCTTGTACCCGCAGAAGTGGCTTCTGGCAAGGAGATGCCGCACAGCGGCTATTTACAAGCACACAAGGCGGGAGTAGCATCCTGCCATGGTCATACGCTGCATTATCGTGGACGATGAACCGCCCGCGCGGGATGAATGGGAGTACATTCTTTCCCGCATGGAGGGCGTGGAGGTCGTGGCCACGGCACCTTCCGCCTCGCTCGCTCTGGAGGCCATCTACAGGCACGAGCCGGACCTTGTATTTCTGGACATAGAGATGCC is part of the Desulfovibrio psychrotolerans genome and encodes:
- a CDS encoding rhodanese-like domain-containing protein is translated as MNPTPRYTANLPCRLPVRTSVRMSLWLLLWLVFSMAVPVCTAVAEGSGYRTITSAEAKAILESGAAYVLLDVRTPEEFAGGHIRGALLLPYTEIRGRAAQELPDKDMIIVLYCRSGRRSAIAAAELVRMGYANVYDAGSIYDWPQEDIVQ
- a CDS encoding DsbA family protein, producing the protein MSTKILAAALLAAALALPLPVPGLTVQAVAADAALKAQVESVLREHPEVMMDVLREHSEELFLIMREGSQKAQRRTVATQWQADLDVPKNVNLKNRITRGGAEAPVTIVAYSDFTCPYCEQAAFTVNSMLKHYGSTLRFVFKNYPLASHEHARTASEYFVAASMQNAEKAWQFYDAVFAGRAALTAQGEEFLRFTAEAVGLDVARLTADAKGSAVKAIIDEDIREAQELGFSGTPYFLVNNIVVRGALPFDLFSEAVEMALDHENKKQ